The sequence below is a genomic window from bacterium.
GGCTGGGGAATTCGGCAACGCCTTCAGCAGGTCGGTCTGCATGTGGGCGACATGGTCCGCCTGAAACGGAGCGCAGTCATGGGCGGGCCGTTGTTGCTGTCCATCAATGAGGCCGACATTGCTCTCAGCCGCTGCCTGGCTGCCCACATCTTTGTTCGGGTGATGACGCCATCATGAAAAATCCTCCCTCCGCCCCCTGTCTGCGGCTGGTGCTGATCGGGCAACCCAATTGCGGCAAGAGCACTTTATTCAATCAGGTGGCCGGGCATCGCTCTATAGCGGCTAATTTTGCCGGCGCCACCGTGTCGTCCACCAGCAGCCTGGTTCAAATCGGCGATCAGACCATCGAACTGATCGATCTGCCGGGATTATATTCTCTCACCGCCATCGACTCGGCCACAGAGGCGGCCAAGCAGTTTTTATTGTTTGAAAAGATCGATCTGGTCATTAATGTGGTCGATGCCTCGCTCCTCTGCCGCAGCCTTGAACTGACTCTGCAAATGGCCGAGTTGGGTTTACCGATGGTGCTCTGCCTGAATATGATCGATGAAGCCCAACGCAAAGGGGTTGCAATCGACGGGGAACGCCTGTCCGCTATTCTCGGCGTACCGGTTTTTCCCACCATTGCTTCCAAAGGCAGCGGCGTAGAGATTCTGTTTACCCGCGCTGTAAAATATGCCCGCTCCATTTCCCCGATGCAGCCCATCACCATGAGCAAACATGTGGAAACCACCATCGCCTCAGTGGTCGATTGGATGGAACAGTCTGGTCTGGATTTTAACAAGCCCAGACTGTTGGCCATCAAATTGCTCGAGCGGGACCCCTACTATTTGGACCTGGCTAAAAAGCGGATGCCCGGAACAACCGTAGAAAAAATTCAGGTTTTTCAACAGATGCTGGAAGAGACCCATGGCCAACCCTCTGATCAGGTGATCTCTGCAGAACGCCATGCCAAGAGCATGGAGCTGTTCGAGGAGGTGGCCCGCGTGGGCCGGCGCTCCTCCAGCCTCTGGCGTGAGAGGATCGATGACTTGTTGATGCACCCGATCATCGGCTATGTGATCATGGTGGCGGCCCTGTACCTCCTGTTCATCAGCGTATTCAAATTTGGCGCGTTTCTCGAAAAACCCATCCTGGTGTTTTTCAAATCGCTGA
It includes:
- a CDS encoding ferrous iron transport protein A, giving the protein MLPSLNQLKVGQAATIVAFSGGWGIRQRLQQVGLHVGDMVRLKRSAVMGGPLLLSINEADIALSRCLAAHIFVRVMTPS